A region from the Myripristis murdjan chromosome 23, fMyrMur1.1, whole genome shotgun sequence genome encodes:
- the alg10 gene encoding dol-P-Glc:Glc(2)Man(9)GlcNAc(2)-PP-Dol alpha-1,2-glucosyltransferase produces MEKFEGYIFTALCSTNFLISCLLFSRITREQREPYMDELFHIPQAQKYCQGKFNEWDPMITTLPGLYLASVGVIKPVVWLADLTGKVVCSTAMLRFVNLLFNCGNLYLLYLIVCKLHLREKTRTASRRVLSALSLSTFPVLYFFNFLYYTDAGSTFFILFTYLMMLYGSHKASALLGVCSVLFRQTNIIWVAFCAGTLVASKMDEAWRTEHAKKRDDKSLSLQVPLSVSGVKRVMLFTLEFCTSLSHVKAVLAVAWPYAVVGVGFVVFVVLNDGIVVGDRTSHEACLNFPQLFYFFSFTLFFSLPTSLCYYRVLRFLQALKRQPIFFLLVTLLSLLLVWKFTYVHKYLLADNRHFPFYVWKRLFQRHELVRFLLIPIYVFAGWNFLDSLKSRSLFWSLAFLVCLLAATVPQKLLEFRYFIVPYLIYRLHMPLPSLPRLLMEFALYTAVNAATLYIFISKTFHWPNSTATQRFMW; encoded by the exons ATGGAGAAATTCGAGGGCTACATCTTCACCGCCCTGTGCAGCACCAACTTTTTGATATCGTGCCTCCTCTTCTCCAGAATCACCCGGGAGCAGAGGGAGCCCTACATGGACGAGCTCTTCCACATCCCGCAGGCTCAGAAATACTGCCAGGGCAAATTCaacgag TGGGACCCCATGATCACCACCCTCCCCGGCCTGTACCTGGCCTCTGTCGGGGTCATCAAGCCCGTGGTGTGGCTGGCCGACCTGACAGGCAAGGTGGTGTGCTCCACGGCCATGCTGCGCTTCGTCAACCTGCTCTTCAACTGCGGCAACCTCTACCTGCTCTATCTCATCGTCTGCAAGCTGCACCTCAGGGAGAAG ACGCGGACCGCTTCACGCCGAGTCCTGTCAGCCCTGTCCCTCTCCACCTTCCCTGTGCTCTACTTCTTCAACTTCCTCTACTACACCGACGCCGGCTCTActttcttcatcctcttcacCTACCTCATGATGCTCTACGGCAGCCACAAGGCCTCGGCACTCCTCGGTGTCTGCTCCGTGCTCTTTCGCCAGACCAACATCATCTGGGTGGCCTTCTGCGCCGGCACCTTGGTGGCCAGCAAGATGGACGAGGCCTGGAGGACGGAGCACGCCAAAAAGAGGGACGACAAGTCGCTGTCTCTCCAGGTGCCGCTGTCGGTCAGCGGGGTGAAGAGAGTGATGCTTTTCACGCTGGAGTTCTGCACCTCGCTCAGTCACGTGAAGGCGGTGCTGGCGGTGGCGTGGCCCTACGCGGTGGTCGGCGTGGGGTTTGTGGTGTTTGTGGTGCTGAATGATGGGATCGTGGTCGGGGACAGGACGAGCCACGAGGCCTGCCTCAACTTCCCGCAGCTCTTCTATTTCTTCTCCTTCACCCTTTTCTTCTCGCTCCCCACCTCACTCTGCTACTACCGCGTCCTTCGCTTCCTGCAGGCTCTGAAGAGGCAGCCCATCTTCTTTCTCCTCGTCACGCTCCTGTCCTTGCTCCTGGTGTGGAAGTTCACCTACGTGCACAAATACCTCCTGGCCGACAACCGCCACTTCCCCTTCTACGTGTGGAAGCGGCTGTTCCAGAGGCACGAGCTGGTGCGCTTCCTCCTCATTCCCATCTACGTGTTCGCCGGCTGGAATTTCTTGGACTCGCTCAAGTCGCGCTCGCTCTTCTGGAGCCTGGCGTTCCTGGTGTGCCTCCTGGCCGCCACCGTGCCCCAGAAGCTCCTGGAGTTCAGGTACTTCATCGTCCCCTACCTGATTTACCGCCTCCACATGCCgctcccctcccttcccagACTCCTCATGGAGTTCGCACTGTACACGGCAGTCAATGCGGCCACGCTGTACATCTTCATCAGCAAGACCTTCCACTGGCCGAACAGCACAGCCACTCAGAGGTTCATGTGGTGA
- the LOC115355072 gene encoding uncharacterized protein LOC115355072, whose product MGEVCADAVTLDLLREARETVRSSPLGVINTPMIPWCQTTLPLSISCNIHIKLENMQRTGSFKIRGVANQFARRQRGGHFVTMSAGNYGKSFAYASKHYRTKGKVVMPETAPASRSTLIQSFGVEVERVPTSCLMNVVNRCVQQDDMTFLHSYDDLDLIAGHASLGMEVLEVMPEPDVVVVCCGGGGLLAGVAAAVKLSGCDKSRIYGVEPEGACTMYRSFIEKKPVGMDAKSIASGLAPPFAGTLPFELCRRYVEEIVLVSDEEIKAAVATLYSSGLVVEPSGSAAFAAIVNNKIPDLQGKNVVCILSGGNIGKDELANFPD is encoded by the exons ATGGGGGAAGTGTGTGCAGACGCTGTCACCCTGGATCTGCTGAGAGAGGCCCGAGAGACGGTGAGGAGCAGCCCGCTGGGGGTCATCAACACTCCCATGATCCCCTGGTGCCAGACCACGCTGCCTCTCAGCATCTCTTGCAACATCCACATCAAACTGGAGAACATGCAGCGAACCG gttcGTTTAAGATCCGAGGAGTGGCCAATCAGTTTGCCCGGAGACAGAGGGGCGGTCATTTCGTCACCATGTCTGCAGGAAACTATGGGAAGTCTTTTGCGTACGCCTCTAAACACTACAGGACAAAGGGCAAGGTGGTGATGCCAGAAACGGCCCCAGCATCCAGATCCACACTTATCCAG AGTTTCGGGGTGGAGGTGGAGCGAGTGCCCACGTCCTGCCTGATGAACGTGGTGAACCGCTGCGTTCAGCAAGACGACATGACCTTCCTGCACTCGTACGACGACCTGGATCTCATCGCAGGACACGCCAG tctgggTATGGAGGTTCTCGAGGTGATGCCAGAGCCGGAcgtggtggtggtgtgttgtGGCGGCGGTGGGCTGCTGGCCGGAGTTGCCGCTGCAGTCAAACTGTCGGGTTGTGACAAGAGCAGGATCTACGGCGTGGAGCCGGAGGGAG CCTGCACCATGTACAGAAGTTTCATTGAGAAAAAGCCAGTGGGCATGGACGCCAAGAGCATCGCCTCAGGACTGGCACCGCCTTTTGCAG GCACGCTGCCATTCGAGCTGTGTCGGCGCTACGTGGAGGAGATCGTCCTGGTGAGCGACGAGGAGATCAAGGCGGCGGTGGCCACCCTCTACAGCTCGGGGCTGGTGGTGGAGCCCTCAGGATCCGCTGCCTTCGCCGCCATCGTTAACAACAAGATACCCGACCTTCAGGGGAAGAACGTCGTCTGCATCCTCAGTGGAGGGAACATCGGCAAAGACGAGCTTGCCAACTTCCCAGACTGA
- the tprkb gene encoding EKC/KEOPS complex subunit TPRKB has product MHVTQSLELFPDHKVTQVLFRDVKNAAELRQSAVEGKINGALINPTMLVHPFQVLVAANKAVHLDKIGKMKTRSLYSEVIFNLSPTNNISEAFKRFGISDGDDCVLVVLVQSTDESQLLEEITAKVDGRQVPVEEISSLSDPAKIKKLYKVSPLEEKCGTLLDAVVCRMATKDVM; this is encoded by the exons ATGCATGTCACTCAGAGCTTGGAGCTTTTTCCCGACCACAAAGTGACTCAGGTGCTTTTCCGAGACGTCAAAAATGCCGCAGAGCTGAGGCAAAGCGCCGTGGAGGGGAAAATAAACGGTGCCTTGATTAACCCAACTATG CTGGTACATCCTTTCCAAGTGCTAGTAGCTGCAAACAAGGCGGTTCACTTAGACAAAATTGGAAAAATGAAGACAAGAAGCTTGTACTCAGAGGTCATCTTCAACTTGTCGCCTACTAATAAT ATCTCCGAGGCCTTCAAAAGGTTTGGGATCTCCGACGGGGATGACTGTGTCCTGGTGGTGCTGGTTCAGTCCACCGACGAGtcccagctgctggaggagatcaCAGCCAAGGTGGACGGACGGCAAGTTCCAGTCGAAGAGATATCCTCGCTCTCAGACCCTGCCAAGATAAAAAAG CTGTATAAAGTGTCTCCGCTGGAGGAGAAGTGTGGGACCCTGCTGGACGCCGTTGTTTGCAGAATGGCCACCAAAGACGTCATGTAG